The Nomascus leucogenys isolate Asia chromosome 23, Asia_NLE_v1, whole genome shotgun sequence genome includes a window with the following:
- the GPRC5D gene encoding G-protein coupled receptor family C group 5 member D produces MYKDCIESTGDYFLLCDAEGPWAIILESLAILGIVVTILLLLAFLFLMRKIQDCSQWNVLPTQLLFLLSVLGLFGLAFAFTTQLNEQTAPVRYFLFGVLFALCFSCLLAHASNLVKLVRGCVSFSWTTILCIAIGCSLLQVIIAIEYVTLIMTRGMMFVNMTPCQLNVDFVVLLVYVLFLMVLTFFVSKATFCGPCKNWKQHGRLIFITVLFSIIIWVVWISMLLRGNPQFQRQPQWDDPVVCIALVTNAWVFLLLYILPELCILCRSCRQECPLQGNACPVTAYQHSFQVENQELSRARDSDGAEEDVALTSYGTPIQPQTVDPTQECFIPQAQLSPQQDAGV; encoded by the exons ATGTACAAGGACTGCATCGAGTCCACTGGAgactattttcttctctgtgatgCCGAGGGGCCATGGGCCATCATTCTGGAGTCCCTGGCAATACTTGGCATCGTGGTCACAATTCTGCTACTCTTAGCATTTCTCTTCCTCATGCGAAAGATCCAAGACTGCAGCCAGTGGAATGTCCTCCCCAcccagctcctcttcctcctgagtGTCCTGGGGCTCTTCGGACTCGCTTTTGCCTTCACCACCCAGCTCAATGAACAAACTGCCCCCGTACGCTACTTTCTCTTTGGGGTTCTCTTTGCTCTCTGTTTCTCATGCCTCTTAGCTCATGCCTCCAACCTAGTGAAGCTGGTTCGGGGTTGTGTCTCCTTCTCCTGGACGACGATTCTGTGCATTGCTATTGGTTGCAGTCTGTTGCAGGTCATTATTGCCATTGAGTATGTGACTCTCATCATGACCAGAGGTATGATGTTTGTGAATATGACACCCTGCCAGCTCAATGTGGACTTTGTGGTGCTCCTGGTCTATGTCCTCTTCCTGATGGTCCTCACATTCTTCGTCTCCAAAGCCACCTTCTGTGGCCCGTGTAAGAACTGGAAGCAGCATGGAAGGCTCATCTTTATCACTGTGCTTTTCtccatcatcatctgggtggtgtgGATCTCCATGCTCCTGAGAGGCAACCCGCAGTTCCAGCGACAGCCCCAGTGGGACGACCCGGTCGTCTGCATCGCCCTGGTCACCAATGCATGGGTTTTCCTGCTGCTGTACATCCTCCCTGAGCTCTGCATTCTCTGCAGATCGTGTAGGCAGGAGTGCCCTTTACAAGGCAATGCCTGCCCCGTCACAGCCTACCAACACAGCTTCCAAGTGGAGAACCAGGAGCTCTCCAGAG CCCGAGACAGTGATGGAGCTGAGGAGGATGTAGCATTAACTTCATATGGTACTCCCATTCAGCCGCAG acTGTTGATCCCACACAAGAGTGTTTCATCCCACAGGCTCAACTAAGCCCCCAGCAAGATGCAGGAGTATAA